From Myxococcus stipitatus, a single genomic window includes:
- a CDS encoding carboxypeptidase-like regulatory domain-containing protein, whose product MSRIAGQTPVFLGVPDRDSLERGVCLYLLELGPAPPSRGGARAPLQISVCYLVTAGAASPEEAHRLLGELVFAAMEETDFEVDLTPVASSVWAGLRVPPRPAFRVRVPVRRERPASVVHHVRFPLVTQTVSAEALLGCVVGPGDVPIPGALVELPALRLTTRTDDQGRFRFPRVPPVTALGHLEVRARGELLALAPEALAAEPQPLLIRLPLKEE is encoded by the coding sequence CTGTGTTCCTCGGTGTCCCCGACCGCGACTCGCTCGAGCGAGGCGTCTGTCTCTATCTGCTCGAGCTGGGGCCCGCTCCGCCCTCGCGTGGCGGCGCGCGCGCCCCGCTCCAGATTTCGGTCTGCTACCTCGTCACCGCGGGCGCCGCCTCGCCGGAGGAGGCCCATCGGCTGCTCGGCGAGCTGGTCTTCGCCGCGATGGAGGAGACGGACTTCGAGGTGGACCTGACGCCGGTCGCCTCCTCCGTGTGGGCGGGGCTGCGAGTGCCACCGCGGCCGGCCTTCCGCGTCCGCGTGCCCGTGCGCCGCGAGCGTCCCGCCTCCGTCGTCCACCACGTGCGCTTCCCCCTCGTCACGCAGACGGTGTCCGCGGAGGCCCTGCTGGGGTGTGTCGTGGGCCCGGGCGACGTGCCGATTCCGGGCGCGCTGGTGGAGCTGCCCGCGCTGCGCCTCACCACCCGGACGGACGACCAGGGGCGCTTCCGCTTCCCGCGCGTGCCCCCGGTCACCGCGCTGGGGCACCTGGAGGTGCGCGCGCGCGGCGAGCTGCTCGCGCTGGCGCCGGAGGCGCTCGCCGCCGAACCCCAACCGCTGCTCATCCGACTTCCCCTGAAGGAGGAGTGA